One genomic segment of Drosophila melanogaster chromosome 3L includes these proteins:
- the CG44355 gene encoding uncharacterized protein has protein sequence MAFMTADCSRLVCDSYGPVLYVCGAAFCYAFRWYSTINTCLLNGKLQTLNARTHAH, from the coding sequence ATGGCCTTCATGACTGCTGACTGCTCTCGTCTTGTCTGTGACTCTTATGGCCCTGTTTTGTATGTTTGTGGAGCTGCGTTCTGCTACGCATTCCGTTGGTATTCTACCATTAATACTTGTCTACTTAACGGTAAATTACAGACATTaaacgcacgcacacacgcacactga